In one Gossypium hirsutum isolate 1008001.06 chromosome D09, Gossypium_hirsutum_v2.1, whole genome shotgun sequence genomic region, the following are encoded:
- the LOC107939029 gene encoding BTB/POZ domain and ankyrin repeat-containing protein NPR1, giving the protein MDYGSEISSSLTFPSTSYLSNGSGFGSGSHLMGASSDPEETDLENLSLNKLSGNLENLVINEEYENYNDAEIVVEGNVVVSVNRCILAARSPYFHQLFRQDPKDGRKPKYLMSEILPFGKVGYEAFKVFLQYLYTGKIKASPRDVSTCVDESCSHDACGPLINYALELMYASATFHTKELVLLVQRHLLNIVEKALIEDVIPVLVAAFHYQLNQLLSQCIERVAKSDLDNVCLEKELPPEVYAKIRSLRLVPELVESDLVHETKIKRIHKALDSDDIELLELLLRESNVTLDEAYALHYAVAYCDPKIVSEVLCLGLANVYLKDHRGFTALHVAARRKEPSVLVALLNKGANVTETTLDGRTAVDICRRLTRVKDYNEKKKQGAPSNKDRLCIDVLEAKMRCSESENLGVPTQVIAYDLHMKLDYYENRVSFARLLYPAEAKVAMEIAEADSNISEADLNESPTSHTRRLHLRLQTLFRTVETGRRYFPHCAEVLDKFLVDDMSDPSFFEDGSSEEQRVKKRRFTELKEELLEAFYKDKADQKKHNHRPVLSPSSSSSSSTTKLGSSTPYKPRRK; this is encoded by the exons ATGGACTATGGAAGCGAGATTTCATCTTCTTTAACCTTTCCATCCACCTCTTATCTATCAAATGGATCCGGGTTCGGGTCTGGGAGTCACCTAATGGGAGCTAGTTCGGATCCTGAAGAGACGGACCTTGAAAATTTGAGCCTAAACAAGCTCAGTGGCAACCTTGAAAACTTAGTGATTAACGAGGAATATGAGAACTACAATGATGCTGAGATAGTAGTGGAAGGCAATGTTGTTGTGAGTGTCAATAGGTGTATCCTAGCTGCTCGAAGCCCTTACTTTCATCAACTTTTCCGACAAGATCCCAAAGATGGTCGGAAACCAAAGTATCTGATGTCTGAAATACTGCCATTTGGTAAAGTGGGATATGAAGCTTTTAAAGTGTTCTTGCAGTATTTGTACACAGGGAAGATTAAAGCATCACCGAGGGATGTTTCAACATGTGTAGATGAGAGCTGTTCCCATGATGCTTGTGGCCCTCTTATAAATTATGCTTTGGAGTTGATGTATGCTTCTGCAACTTTCCACACGAAGGAATTGGTTTTGCTCGTGCAG CGTCATCTTTTGAACATTGTTGAGAAGGCTCTTATAGAAGATGTGATCCCAGTTCTCGTAGCTGCCTTTCACTATCAACTAAACCAGCTTTTATCTCAATGCATCGAAAGAGTAGCAAAATCTGACCTCGACAATGTGTGTCTCGAGAAAGAACTACCTCCCGAAGTTTATGCCAAGATTCGGTCACTCCGACTCGTACCTGAGCTGGTCGAATCCGACTTGGTCCACGAAACGAAAATCAAGAGAATCCATAAAGCACTAGATTCTGATGATATTGAACTATTGGAGCTTCTCCTAAGGGAATCAAATGTCACATTAGATGAAGCTTATGCACTTCACTATGCTGTTGCCTATTGTGATCCCAAGATTGTTAGTGAGGTACTTTGTCTCGGGCTAGCTAACGTCTATCTCAAAGACCACCGAGGATTCACGGCTCTTCACGTAGCCGCTAGACGTAAAGAACCATCAGTGCTGGTGGCGTTGCTGAATAAAGGAGCGAATGTGACGGAAACTACATTGGATGGCCGAACTGCTGTTGATATTTGTAGGAGATTAACTCGGGTTAAGGATtataatgagaaaaaaaaacaagggGCGCCATCGAATAAAGATCGTTTGTGTATTGATGTACTTGAGGCGAAGATGCGGTGCTCGGAATCTGAGAATTTGGGAGTTCCTACGCAAGTGATTGCTTATGATTTACACATGAAACTGGATTACTATGAAAATCGAG TATCATTTGCAAGGTTGTTGTATCCTGCGGAAGCCAAGGTAGCCATGGAAATTGCAGAGGCAGATTCAAACATAAGTGAAGCTGATTTGAACGAATCACCTACATCACACACCAGAAGGCTTCATTTGAGATTGCAAACCCTCTTTAGAACAG TGGAAACTGGGAGGCGATATTTCCCACATTGTGCTGAAGTGCTTGACAAGTTCTTGGTGGATGATATGTCGGATCCTTCTTTCTTTGAAGATGGCAGTTCCGAAGAacaaagagtgaagaaaagacgATTTACTGAACTGAAAGAAGAGTTATTAGAAGCATTTTACAAAGATAAAGCTGATCAAAAGAAGCATAATCATAGGCCTGTATTGTcaccttcatcttcatcttcttcatctacTACAAAACTGGGTTCTTCCACTCCTTACAAGCCTAGAAGAAagtga